The following DNA comes from Cryobacterium psychrophilum.
GAAACTGCGCAGCGGGCTCACGTCTAAAGGTACCCGACTCCGGGGGCCATTGTCACCGCAGCCGAGGGTCTAGGCGAAGTGCGCGGCCACGTCAGCAACCGTGACCTGCTCGCGCTCCCCCGTGCTGCGATTCCAGAGTTCCACAATGCCGTCGGCCGCTCCGCGTCCCACAATAACGATCCACGGCACGCCGATGAGCTCCGCGTCACCGAACTTCACGCCGGGCGATACCTTGCGGCGGTCGTCGTACAAGACCTCACGGTTGGAGGCCTCGAGGGCGGTCACGACGAGCTCAGACGTCTCGAAGACGATCTCGTCCCGGCCGGTCGCGATCACGTGCACGTCGAAGGGAGCAACGGCCTCTGGCCAGATGAGGCCCTTTGCGTCGTTGTTGAGTTCGGCGATGACCGCGAGGATGCGGGTGACACCGATTCCGTAGGACCCCATGGTCACGGTCACGAGCTTGCCATTCTCATCCAACACTTTGAGCCCCAGGATCTCCGCGTACTTGCGTCCGAGTTGGAACACATGTCCAATTTCCATTCCGCGAATGAGTTCGACCGGTCCGGAGCCATCGGGCGCCGGGTCCCCGGCGCGCACGTCGGAGGCCTCCACGATCGAGTCAACGGAGAAGTCACGCCCGGCAACGAGACCGAAGGCGTGGCGTCCTGCCTCGTTGGCGCCGGTGATCCACTCGGTGCCGGCAACAACGCGCGGGTCGACGAAGAAACGTATGCCGGTGGTCGACTTCTCGCCGAGCACTGCTCCGGCCGCGCTCCACGGTCCGATGTAGCCCTTGACCAGGCCAGGCTTCTTGGCGAAGTCGCCCTCGTTTGCGGCTTCAACCTCGGCGGGGCCGAAGGCCACCTCCACGCGCTTGAGGTCGACGTCCCGGTCACCGGGAACGCCGATCGCGATGATCTCGCGGGTACCGTCAGGCTGGATGAGCGCCAGCACAACGTTTTTCAGCGTGTCGGCCGCGGTCCACTCCCGACCGTCGGGGCGGGGCTGCTCGGCGTTGGCCTTGTCGACCAGAGTCTGAATCGTGGGAGTGTCCGGCGTGTCGAATACCGCGGCAGCAGGCAGCGCGGTCCAGTCGGTAGCGGGCGGGGCGATTGTGCGGAACGCCTCGACGTTGGCCGTGTACCCGCCTGCGGAGCGCACGAACGTGTCTTCGCCGACCATGGTGGGGTGCAGGAACTCTTCGCTCTTGGACCCACCCATGGCGCCGGCATCCGCTTGCACAATGGCGTATTCGAGGCCGAAGCGGGTGAAGATGCGCTCGTAGGCGTCGCGCTGCGCCTGGTAGCTCGCGTCGAGCCCGGCGTCGGTGTAGTCGAAGGAGTAAGCGTCTTTCATGGTGAATTCGCGGCCGCGCAGCAGGCCACCGCGGGAGCGTGCCTCGTCGCGGTACTTGTCCTGGATCTGGTAGATCGACAGCGGCAGATCCTTGTAGCTGCTGTACAGGTCTTTCACGAGCAGCGTGAAGACCTCTTCGTGGGTGGGGGCGAGAAGCATGTCGGAGCCCTTGCGGTCCTGCAGGCGAAACAGGCCGTCGCCATACTCGTTCCAGCGGCCCGTGAGCTCGTAGGGTTCGCGCGGCAGCAGCGCCGGAAAGTGCACCTCGTAGGCGCCCGCGGCCGTCATCTCCTCGCGGATGATCTTCTCGACTTTCGCCTTCACTCGCAGCCCGAGGGGCAGCCAGGCGAAGATACCGGGAGCCTGGCGACGGATGTATCCAGCGCGCACCAGAAGGCGGTGGCTGGTCACCTCGGCGTCGGAGGGATCTTCGCGGAGTGTACGGAGGAAGTAGTTAGAGAGACGTGTAGGCACCCGACTACCTTACGGTGAACCGGCGCCTTCCCCCACAGGGCGATCTCGCGGGTGCCGCTGAGCGCCAATTTCAGGGCCGCGGATGGGCCGGCAGGTGGGCCGCGACCGGGCCGGGAACACCCGCCGTTGCCGCTCCTGCGGGCGTCGGAGGGCTCATTCGCGCCCTCCGGTCAGGGTAATCAACTACGAGAGTTCTAAAGATTTAGGTGAGCAACTCTCGCGTTTACGTTCGATTCGCGCTAAAATGGGGGTATGTTCACGACGGTGAAGTCCGGAGCTGAGATGGTCGCCCTGCTACTGCAGGCCGGCGAACTCGTCACGGCCGCCCTCGCCGGAGTGCAGTTCAGCCTCCTCGATGATGACGATGCACTCAGCGTGATGGGCGCGCTGGAGGCCGTGGGGCGTCGGGTGGATGGTGGCCGGATCAGCTCCGCGGCCAATGTCGGGTTTCGCGCCGACTCCGGCCTCGGGCATGACTCGCTCGCGTGGAAGAACGGATGCCGCGGCAAGTTCGAACTGATCACCGGGGTGACGCGTATCTCGAGTAGCGAGGCGAAGCGGCGGATGCGCCTCGGCGGCACCATCACCGGGGTCTCGTCCGCGACCAGCGGCCTGGTCGGGCAAGTCATGCCGGTGCGGCACCCCGCCGTCGCCGAGAGTCTGGCCGC
Coding sequences within:
- a CDS encoding proline--tRNA ligase, coding for MPTRLSNYFLRTLREDPSDAEVTSHRLLVRAGYIRRQAPGIFAWLPLGLRVKAKVEKIIREEMTAAGAYEVHFPALLPREPYELTGRWNEYGDGLFRLQDRKGSDMLLAPTHEEVFTLLVKDLYSSYKDLPLSIYQIQDKYRDEARSRGGLLRGREFTMKDAYSFDYTDAGLDASYQAQRDAYERIFTRFGLEYAIVQADAGAMGGSKSEEFLHPTMVGEDTFVRSAGGYTANVEAFRTIAPPATDWTALPAAAVFDTPDTPTIQTLVDKANAEQPRPDGREWTAADTLKNVVLALIQPDGTREIIAIGVPGDRDVDLKRVEVAFGPAEVEAANEGDFAKKPGLVKGYIGPWSAAGAVLGEKSTTGIRFFVDPRVVAGTEWITGANEAGRHAFGLVAGRDFSVDSIVEASDVRAGDPAPDGSGPVELIRGMEIGHVFQLGRKYAEILGLKVLDENGKLVTVTMGSYGIGVTRILAVIAELNNDAKGLIWPEAVAPFDVHVIATGRDEIVFETSELVVTALEASNREVLYDDRRKVSPGVKFGDAELIGVPWIVIVGRGAADGIVELWNRSTGEREQVTVADVAAHFA